From the Kogia breviceps isolate mKogBre1 chromosome 15, mKogBre1 haplotype 1, whole genome shotgun sequence genome, one window contains:
- the LOC131742894 gene encoding proline-rich proteoglycan 2-like isoform X3, which yields MKLPNPAGPNIPSGVQGGRGPGLRRRTAAPGTPETQGRKRPVQGGGLAAEGDPGPGHFGPVPAPACGRSPRVSSSRLFASSFPRVNDTHGPVTVTGRRARAGPGLGRGCGPERPPGLGAARLPAFQCHSNLLPPSSRPVLRAQPSDLSISITSSEKLPLAPQRTRCD from the exons ATGAAACTGCCCAACCCGGCGGGGCCGAATATTCCCTCAGGAGTCCAAGGCGGGCGAGGGCCGGGCCTCCGACGGAGAACAGCGGCTCCTGGGACTCCCGAGACCCAAGGCCGGAAGCGGCCCGTCCAAGGGGGCGGACTGGCCGCGGAGGGAGACCCAGGCCCCGGGCACTTCGGCCCGGTCCCCGCACCGGCCTGCGGCCGGTCACCCCGTGTTTCCTCCTCCCGGTTATTTGCATCGTCCTTTCCGCGAGTAAATGACACCCACGGCCCCGTGACAGTGACCGGGAGGCGTGCGCGCGCTGGACCCGGGCTGGGCCGGGGCTGCGGACCCGAGAGGCCGCCGGGGCTCGGGGCGGCGAGGCTTCCAG CCTTCCAGTGCCACTCCAACCTCCTGCCCCCCAGCAGCAGACCCGTGCTTCGTGCTCAACCTTCAGACCTCAGCATCTCCATCACGTCCTCGGAGAAGCTTCCTCTGGCTCCCCAGAGGACCAG